One genomic segment of Streptomyces sp. TLI_146 includes these proteins:
- a CDS encoding DNA topoisomerase (ATP-hydrolyzing) subunit A, which translates to MARRSTKTPPPDDFEEKILDIDVVDEMQGSFLEYAYSVIYSRALPDARDGMKPVHRRIVYQMNEMGLRPERGYVKCARVVGEVMGKLHPHGDASIYDALVRMAQPFSMRVPLVDGHGNFGSLGNDDPPAAMRYTECRMADATSLMTESIDEDTVDFSPNYDGQEQEPVALPAAFPNLLVNGATGIAVGMATNMPPHNLGEVIAAARHLIRHPNADLEALMRFVPGPDLPTGGRIVGLSGIKDAYESGRGTFKIRAKVAVENVTARRKGLVVTELPFTVGPEKVISKIKDLVGSKKLQGIADVKDLTDRSHGLRLVIEVKNGFVPEAVLEQLYKLTPMEESFGINNVALVDGQPLTMGLKELLEVYLDHRFEVVRRRSEYRRTKRRDRLHLVEGLLVALLDIDEVIRLIRSSDNSAQAKQRLIEHFSLSEIQTQYILDTPLRRLTKFDRIELESERDRLTGEIDELTGILESDTELRKLVSTELAAVAKKFGTERRTVLLESAGAPVAAVPLEVADDPCRVLLSSTGLLARTANAEPLAEAERRTKHDVIVSAVPATQRGDVGAVTSAGRLLRLAVIDLPQLPDTAAAPNLSGGAPVSEFLSLEADETLICLTTLDESSPGLAIGTEQGVVKRVVPDYPANKDELEVITLKDGDRIVGAAELRTGEEDLVFITDDAQLLRYQASQVRPQGRPAGGMAGIKVAEGAKVISFTVVDPAADGVVFTVAGSRGTLLGDSAATVKLTPFDQYPRKGRATGGVRCQRFLKGEDMLVLAWAGAAPAKAAQANGTPVELPEPDPRRDGSGTPLGHAVTALAGPAS; encoded by the coding sequence ATGGCCCGCCGCAGCACGAAGACCCCGCCGCCGGACGATTTCGAGGAGAAGATCCTCGACATCGACGTCGTGGACGAAATGCAGGGCTCCTTTCTCGAGTACGCCTACTCGGTGATCTACTCGCGGGCCCTGCCGGACGCCCGCGACGGCATGAAGCCGGTGCACCGCCGCATCGTCTACCAGATGAACGAGATGGGCCTGCGCCCCGAGCGCGGCTATGTGAAGTGCGCGCGCGTGGTCGGCGAGGTCATGGGCAAGCTCCACCCGCACGGCGACGCGTCGATCTACGACGCGCTGGTGCGGATGGCGCAGCCGTTCTCGATGCGTGTGCCGCTGGTCGACGGCCACGGCAACTTCGGCTCGCTCGGCAACGACGACCCGCCGGCCGCGATGCGCTACACCGAGTGCCGGATGGCCGACGCCACCTCGCTCATGACGGAGTCGATCGACGAGGACACCGTCGACTTCTCCCCGAACTACGACGGCCAGGAGCAGGAGCCGGTGGCCCTGCCCGCCGCGTTCCCGAACCTGCTGGTCAACGGCGCGACGGGGATCGCGGTCGGCATGGCGACCAATATGCCGCCGCACAACCTGGGCGAGGTCATCGCCGCCGCCCGCCATCTGATCCGGCACCCGAACGCGGACCTGGAAGCGCTGATGCGCTTCGTCCCCGGCCCCGACCTGCCGACCGGCGGCCGGATCGTCGGCCTGTCCGGCATCAAGGACGCGTACGAGTCGGGCCGCGGCACCTTCAAGATCCGCGCCAAGGTGGCGGTGGAGAACGTGACGGCCCGCCGCAAGGGCCTGGTCGTCACGGAACTGCCGTTCACGGTCGGCCCGGAGAAGGTGATCTCCAAGATCAAGGACCTGGTCGGCTCGAAGAAGCTCCAGGGCATCGCCGACGTCAAGGACCTCACCGACCGCTCGCACGGTCTGCGCCTGGTCATCGAGGTCAAGAACGGCTTCGTGCCCGAGGCCGTCCTGGAGCAGCTCTACAAGCTGACGCCGATGGAGGAGTCCTTCGGCATCAACAACGTGGCGCTGGTGGACGGCCAGCCGCTCACCATGGGCCTCAAGGAGCTCCTGGAGGTCTACCTCGACCACCGCTTCGAGGTCGTGCGCCGGCGCAGCGAGTACCGCCGCACCAAGCGCCGCGACCGGCTGCACCTGGTGGAGGGCCTCCTCGTCGCGCTCCTCGACATCGACGAGGTCATCCGTCTCATCCGGTCGAGTGACAACTCGGCGCAGGCCAAGCAGCGCCTGATCGAGCACTTCTCGCTCAGCGAGATCCAGACGCAGTACATTCTGGACACCCCGCTGCGCCGCCTCACCAAGTTCGACCGCATCGAGCTGGAGAGCGAGCGCGACCGGCTCACCGGCGAGATCGACGAGCTGACCGGGATCCTGGAGTCCGACACCGAGCTGCGCAAGCTGGTCTCGACCGAACTGGCCGCGGTGGCCAAGAAGTTCGGCACCGAGCGGCGGACGGTCCTCCTTGAGTCGGCGGGCGCGCCGGTCGCGGCGGTGCCCCTGGAGGTCGCGGACGACCCGTGCCGGGTGCTGCTCTCCTCGACGGGCCTGCTGGCGCGTACGGCGAACGCGGAACCGCTCGCGGAGGCCGAGCGGCGCACCAAGCACGACGTGATCGTGTCCGCGGTGCCCGCCACCCAGCGCGGCGACGTCGGCGCGGTCACCTCGGCCGGGCGGCTGCTGCGGCTCGCCGTGATCGACCTGCCGCAGCTGCCGGACACGGCGGCGGCACCCAACCTCTCGGGCGGCGCCCCGGTCTCGGAGTTCCTGTCCCTTGAGGCCGACGAGACGCTGATCTGTCTGACGACGCTGGACGAGTCGTCGCCGGGTCTGGCGATCGGCACCGAGCAGGGCGTGGTCAAGCGCGTGGTGCCCGACTATCCGGCCAACAAGGACGAGCTGGAGGTCATCACCCTCAAGGACGGCGACCGGATCGTGGGCGCGGCGGAGCTGCGCACCGGCGAGGAGGACCTGGTCTTCATCACGGACGACGCCCAGCTGCTGCGCTATCAGGCCTCGCAGGTGCGGCCGCAGGGCCGCCCGGCGGGCGGCATGGCAGGCATCAAGGTCGCCGAGGGCGCCAAGGTGATCTCGTTCACCGTGGTCGACCCGGCGGCGGACGGCGTGGTGTTCACGGTGGCGGGCTCGCGCGGCACGCTGCTCGGGGACTCGGCGGCGACCGTCAAGCTGACGCCGTTCGACCAGTATCCGCGCAAGGGCCGGGCCACCGGCGGGGTGCGCTGCCAGCGGTTCCTGAAGGGCGAGGACATGCTGGTCCTGGCCTGGGCGGGGGCGGCCCCGGCGAAGGCGGCGCAGGCCAACGGCACACCGGTGGAGCTCCCGGAGCCGGACCCGCGCCGGGACGGCTCGGGCACGCCGCTGGGCCACGCGGTGACGGCGCTGGCGGGCCCGGCGTCGTAG
- a CDS encoding M16 family metallopeptidase translates to MQFHPQPAAGIARPWAFPAPGRATLPNGLTVLRCDRPGQQVVAVEIFLAAPLDAEPEGLDGVATIMARAFSEGTDKRSAEEFAADLERCGATLDAHADHPGVRVSLEVPVSRLPKALGLLAEALRAPAFADAEVDRLVRNRLDEIPHELANPARRAAQQLSRELFPATARMSRPRQGTEETVSRIDAAAVRAFYEAYVRPAAATAVIVGDLGATDLDAVLADTLGAWTGTPAQERPMPPVTADDTGRVVIVDRPGAVQTQLLIGRIGPDRHDRVWPAQVLGTYCLGGTLTSRLDRVLREEKGYTYGVRAYGQVLRSGAEGTGAAMLAISGSVDTPNTGPALDDLWTVLRKLAAEGLTDPERETAVQNLVGVAPLKYETAAAVAGTLADQVEQHLPDDFQAQLYARLADTGTVEATAAVVSAFPVDRLVTVLVGDAAQIEEPVKALGIGEVTVVAG, encoded by the coding sequence ATGCAGTTCCACCCCCAGCCGGCCGCCGGCATCGCGCGTCCCTGGGCGTTCCCCGCCCCCGGCCGCGCCACCCTGCCCAACGGGCTCACCGTGCTGCGCTGCGACCGCCCCGGCCAGCAGGTCGTGGCCGTCGAGATCTTCCTCGCGGCCCCGCTGGACGCCGAGCCGGAGGGTCTGGACGGCGTCGCCACGATCATGGCGCGCGCGTTCTCCGAGGGCACCGACAAGCGCTCCGCCGAGGAGTTCGCCGCCGACCTGGAGCGCTGCGGCGCCACCCTGGACGCGCACGCGGACCACCCGGGCGTGCGGGTCTCCCTCGAGGTGCCGGTCTCCCGGCTGCCCAAGGCGCTCGGCCTGCTCGCCGAGGCGCTGCGCGCCCCCGCGTTCGCCGACGCGGAGGTCGACCGGCTGGTCCGCAACCGCCTCGACGAGATCCCGCACGAGCTGGCCAACCCGGCCCGCCGCGCCGCCCAGCAGCTCTCCCGCGAGCTCTTCCCGGCCACCGCGCGCATGTCGCGCCCGCGCCAGGGCACCGAGGAGACCGTCTCGCGGATCGACGCGGCGGCGGTCCGGGCCTTCTACGAGGCGTATGTACGTCCGGCGGCGGCCACCGCGGTGATCGTGGGCGACTTGGGCGCCACCGACCTGGACGCGGTCCTGGCGGACACCCTGGGCGCCTGGACGGGCACCCCGGCCCAGGAGCGCCCGATGCCCCCGGTCACCGCCGACGACACCGGCCGCGTGGTCATCGTCGACCGGCCCGGCGCCGTCCAGACGCAGCTGCTGATCGGCCGGATCGGCCCGGACCGCCACGACCGCGTCTGGCCCGCCCAGGTTCTCGGGACGTACTGCCTGGGCGGCACGCTCACCTCCCGCCTGGACCGCGTCCTGCGCGAGGAGAAGGGCTACACGTACGGAGTGCGGGCCTACGGCCAGGTGCTGCGCTCCGGCGCGGAGGGCACCGGCGCTGCCATGCTCGCCATCAGCGGCTCGGTCGACACGCCCAACACCGGCCCGGCGCTGGACGACCTGTGGACGGTGCTGCGCAAGCTCGCCGCCGAGGGTCTGACGGACCCCGAGCGGGAGACCGCCGTGCAGAACCTGGTGGGAGTGGCCCCGCTCAAGTACGAGACGGCGGCCGCCGTCGCCGGGACGCTGGCCGACCAGGTCGAGCAGCACCTCCCGGACGACTTCCAGGCGCAGTTGTACGCACGGCTGGCCGACACGGGCACCGTGGAGGCCACCGCGGCGGTCGTCAGCGCCTTCCCGGTGGACCGGCTGGTGACCGTCCTGGTCGGGGACGCGGCGCAGATCGAGGAGCCGGTCAAGGCGCTCGGCATCGGTGAAGTCACCGTCGTGGCAGGCTGA
- a CDS encoding M23 family metallopeptidase, whose protein sequence is MAFTRATGKHRRPSAVSRKSANIAGIATLATAGVVGTLASPALAAESSAPAAASVEDTGITQAIVIGDSLADRIDAQAAAQKHAADKARAIAEAKRKAEAKAKEEREARERAAREAERKRLNSFVAPIDGSYVSTGYKTGGSIWSSGSHTGIDFHAGMGTPVHAVGLGTVVEAGYGGAYGNNIVIRMNDGTYTQYGHLSSIGVSVGQRVEPGQQIGLSGNTGNTTGPHLHFEARTGESYGSDIDPIAYLRSHGVNV, encoded by the coding sequence ATGGCGTTCACCCGTGCCACCGGGAAACACCGTCGTCCGAGCGCCGTGTCGCGCAAGAGCGCGAACATCGCGGGCATCGCCACCCTCGCCACCGCCGGCGTCGTGGGCACCCTCGCCTCCCCGGCCCTGGCCGCCGAGAGCTCCGCTCCCGCCGCCGCCTCCGTCGAGGACACCGGCATCACCCAGGCCATCGTGATCGGCGACTCGCTCGCCGACCGCATCGACGCCCAGGCCGCCGCCCAGAAGCACGCCGCCGACAAGGCCCGCGCCATCGCCGAGGCGAAGCGCAAGGCCGAGGCGAAGGCCAAGGAGGAGCGCGAGGCCAGGGAGCGCGCCGCCCGCGAGGCCGAGCGCAAGCGCCTCAACTCCTTCGTCGCCCCGATCGACGGCAGTTACGTCTCCACCGGCTACAAGACCGGCGGCTCGATCTGGTCCTCCGGCAGCCACACCGGCATCGACTTCCACGCGGGCATGGGCACCCCGGTGCACGCCGTGGGCCTGGGCACGGTCGTCGAGGCGGGCTACGGCGGCGCCTACGGCAACAACATCGTCATCCGGATGAACGACGGCACGTACACCCAGTACGGCCACCTGTCGTCCATCGGTGTCTCCGTCGGCCAGCGCGTCGAGCCGGGCCAGCAGATCGGCCTCTCCGGCAACACCGGCAACACCACCGGCCCGCACCTCCACTTCGAGGCCCGCACCGGCGAGTCGTACGGCTCGGACATCGACCCGATCGCGTATCTGCGCTCGCACGGCGTCAACGTCTGA
- a CDS encoding GTP-binding protein, whose protein sequence is MSPTGPTQQIPVVVLAGFLGSGKTTLLNHLLRASRGTRIGAIVNDFGSIEIDAMTVAGQLGDSTLSLGNGCLCCAVDASELDVYLEKLTRPAARLDVVVIEASGLAEPQELVRMVLASGNPRVVYGGLVEVVDAAEYEATREKHPEIDRHLAVADLVVLNKTDRVARAGLDRLRASLDGAASVVESVYGRVDPELFFDRRPSTERVGQLAFEDLLDDEEEHGHGEVCGSECGHAAHLHTAYESVAFTSAAPMDPRRLMAFLDSRPEGLYRIKGFVDFGAADPRNRYGVHAVGRFLRFYPEPWPPGEERLTQLVLIGSGTDADGLRKSLEAAVAGPGEVQDEPAMWGVLRYVQHDEAEEAPDADD, encoded by the coding sequence GTGAGTCCGACCGGTCCGACCCAGCAGATCCCCGTCGTCGTCCTCGCGGGCTTCCTCGGCTCGGGCAAGACCACCCTGCTCAACCATCTGCTCCGGGCCAGCAGGGGCACCCGGATCGGGGCGATCGTCAACGACTTCGGGTCCATCGAGATCGACGCGATGACCGTGGCCGGACAACTCGGTGATTCGACGCTGTCGCTCGGCAACGGCTGCCTGTGCTGCGCCGTCGACGCGAGCGAGCTCGACGTCTACCTGGAGAAGCTGACCCGGCCCGCCGCCCGGCTCGACGTCGTCGTCATCGAGGCGAGCGGCCTCGCCGAGCCGCAGGAGCTGGTGCGGATGGTCCTGGCCAGCGGGAACCCCCGGGTGGTGTACGGCGGGCTCGTCGAGGTCGTCGACGCCGCCGAGTACGAGGCGACCCGCGAGAAGCACCCCGAGATCGACCGGCACCTCGCCGTCGCGGACCTCGTGGTGCTCAACAAGACCGACCGGGTGGCGAGGGCGGGCCTCGACCGGCTGCGCGCGTCGCTCGACGGGGCAGCGTCGGTCGTCGAGTCCGTGTACGGCCGCGTCGACCCGGAGCTGTTCTTCGACCGCAGGCCGAGCACCGAGCGGGTCGGCCAGCTCGCCTTCGAGGACCTGCTGGACGATGAGGAGGAGCACGGGCACGGCGAGGTGTGCGGCTCCGAGTGCGGCCACGCGGCGCATCTGCACACCGCGTACGAGTCCGTCGCCTTCACCTCGGCCGCGCCCATGGACCCGCGCCGGCTGATGGCCTTCCTCGACAGCCGCCCCGAGGGCCTCTACCGCATCAAGGGGTTCGTCGACTTCGGCGCGGCCGACCCGCGCAACCGCTACGGCGTCCACGCCGTCGGCCGCTTCCTGCGCTTCTACCCGGAGCCCTGGCCGCCCGGCGAGGAGCGCCTCACCCAGCTCGTCCTCATCGGCTCCGGGACCGACGCCGACGGCCTGCGCAAGTCACTGGAGGCGGCGGTCGCGGGCCCGGGGGAGGTCCAGGACGAGCCCGCGATGTGGGGCGTGCTCCGATACGTACAGCACGACGAGGCCGAGGAGGCCCCGGACGCGGACGACTGA
- a CDS encoding HPr family phosphocarrier protein: protein MAERRVNVGWAEGLHARPASIFVRAATASGVPVTIAKADGNPVNAASMLAVLGLGAQGGEEIVLASEAEGAEAALERLAKLVAEGLEELPETV, encoded by the coding sequence ATGGCTGAGCGCCGCGTCAATGTCGGCTGGGCCGAGGGCCTGCACGCCCGCCCCGCTTCCATCTTCGTCCGCGCCGCCACGGCCTCCGGCGTCCCCGTGACGATCGCCAAGGCCGACGGCAACCCGGTCAACGCCGCCTCCATGCTCGCGGTGCTCGGCCTGGGCGCGCAGGGCGGCGAGGAGATCGTGCTGGCTTCCGAGGCGGAGGGCGCCGAGGCGGCCCTGGAGCGCCTGGCGAAGCTCGTCGCGGAGGGCCTCGAGGAGCTCCCCGAGACCGTCTGA
- a CDS encoding pitrilysin family protein codes for MPMGHTATAQAGSGGLTATEHRLANGLRVVLSEDHLTPVAAVCLWYDVGSRHEVKGRTGLAHLFEHLMFQGSHQVHGNGHFELVQGAGGSLNGTTSFERTNYFETMPTHQLELALWLEADRMGSLLSALDEESMENQRDVVKNERRQRYDNVPYGTAFEKLTALAYPEGHPYHHTPIGSMADLDAATLEDARNFFRTYYAPNNAVLSVVGDIDPEQTLAWIEKYFGSIPTHDGKQPPRDGALPGVIGEQLREVVHEDVPARALMAAYRLPHDGTRECDAADLALTVLGGGESSRLHNRLVRHDQSAVAAGFGLLRLAGAPSLGWLDVKTSGGVEVPDIESAVDDELARFAEEGPTAEEMERAQAQLEREWLDRLGTVAGRADELCRYAVLFGDPQLALTAVDRVLDITAEEVRDVARATLRPDNRAVLVYEPTAAEADDAADADAKGAEQ; via the coding sequence ATGCCCATGGGTCACACGGCCACCGCCCAGGCCGGCTCCGGCGGCCTGACAGCGACCGAGCACCGGCTGGCCAACGGCCTGCGCGTGGTGCTCTCCGAGGACCACCTGACCCCGGTCGCCGCGGTCTGCCTCTGGTACGACGTGGGTTCCCGCCACGAGGTCAAGGGCCGCACGGGCCTGGCGCACCTCTTCGAGCACCTGATGTTCCAGGGCTCGCACCAGGTCCACGGAAACGGTCACTTCGAGCTGGTGCAGGGGGCCGGCGGCTCGCTCAACGGCACCACCAGCTTCGAGCGCACCAACTACTTCGAGACCATGCCCACGCACCAGCTGGAGCTGGCGCTGTGGCTGGAAGCCGACCGTATGGGCTCGCTGCTCTCCGCCCTGGACGAGGAGTCCATGGAGAACCAGCGCGACGTCGTCAAGAACGAGCGCCGCCAGCGGTACGACAACGTGCCGTACGGCACGGCGTTCGAGAAGCTCACCGCGCTCGCCTACCCCGAGGGCCACCCGTACCACCACACGCCGATCGGCTCCATGGCCGACCTGGACGCGGCGACCCTTGAGGACGCGCGGAACTTCTTCCGTACGTACTACGCGCCGAACAACGCGGTCCTCTCCGTCGTCGGCGACATCGACCCCGAGCAGACGCTCGCCTGGATCGAGAAGTACTTCGGCTCCATCCCGACCCACGACGGCAAGCAGCCGCCGCGCGACGGCGCGCTGCCCGGCGTCATCGGCGAGCAGCTGCGCGAGGTCGTCCACGAGGACGTCCCCGCGCGCGCCCTGATGGCCGCCTACCGGCTGCCGCACGACGGCACGCGCGAGTGCGACGCCGCCGACTTGGCGCTCACCGTCCTCGGCGGCGGCGAGTCCTCCCGGCTGCACAACCGCCTGGTGCGCCACGACCAGAGCGCCGTGGCGGCCGGGTTCGGCCTGCTGCGGCTGGCCGGCGCGCCCTCGCTCGGCTGGCTGGACGTGAAGACGTCCGGCGGCGTCGAGGTCCCCGACATCGAGTCGGCCGTCGACGACGAGCTGGCCCGGTTCGCCGAAGAGGGCCCCACGGCCGAGGAGATGGAGCGTGCCCAGGCCCAGCTGGAGCGCGAGTGGCTGGACCGGCTCGGCACGGTCGCGGGCCGCGCCGACGAACTGTGCCGGTACGCGGTGCTGTTCGGCGACCCGCAGCTCGCCCTGACCGCCGTCGACCGGGTGCTCGACATCACCGCCGAGGAGGTGCGGGACGTGGCCCGGGCCACCCTGCGCCCGGACAACAGGGCGGTGCTGGTGTACGAGCCGACCGCCGCCGAAGCAGACGACGCGGCCGACGCCGACGCCAAGGGAGCAGAGCAGTGA
- a CDS encoding GntR family transcriptional regulator, whose protein sequence is MRIPAQSVCTAIRDDIVAGLFARGSRLTEEVLARRYGVSRVPVREALRTLESEGFVTTRRHAGACVAEPTEQEAADLLELRAMLEPLAASRAAARRTEAHLKVLRGLVRLGQDRIRRAQGEDLRSLEVWFHETLAQSSGSPGLIALLTQLRHKIAWMYVVEQPALPAECWAEHGAIVDAVARGDAERARSLTAHHAERAFSAYRLRGPVDVRTSQHAVNTASVRA, encoded by the coding sequence ATGCGCATTCCGGCGCAATCGGTATGCACGGCAATCCGCGACGACATCGTCGCGGGGCTCTTCGCGCGCGGCAGCCGGCTCACCGAGGAAGTGCTCGCCCGGCGGTACGGGGTCTCGCGCGTCCCGGTCCGCGAGGCGCTGCGCACGCTGGAGTCCGAGGGGTTCGTCACCACGCGCCGGCACGCCGGGGCCTGTGTCGCCGAGCCGACCGAGCAGGAGGCCGCCGACCTGCTCGAACTGCGCGCGATGCTGGAGCCGCTGGCCGCCTCGCGGGCCGCCGCCCGGCGCACCGAGGCCCATCTCAAGGTGCTGCGCGGCCTGGTCAGGCTGGGGCAGGACCGCATCCGGCGGGCCCAGGGCGAGGATCTGCGCTCGCTGGAAGTCTGGTTCCACGAGACGCTCGCCCAGTCCTCCGGCAGCCCCGGCCTCATCGCCCTGCTCACCCAGCTGCGGCACAAGATCGCCTGGATGTACGTGGTGGAGCAGCCCGCGCTGCCCGCCGAGTGCTGGGCGGAGCACGGGGCGATCGTGGACGCGGTGGCGCGCGGCGACGCGGAGCGGGCCAGGTCGCTGACCGCCCACCACGCCGAGCGCGCGTTTTCCGCCTATCGCCTGCGGGGTCCGGTGGACGTGAGGACTTCGCAACATGCCGTAAACACCGCGAGCGTCCGCGCTTAA
- a CDS encoding DUF6082 family protein — MTSLHRTGQHDGTAATAALAAGAVALAAVLSLALGAGFHAIAPAAAGASAGGVFAGLAVAAGAAGLALQHRLLARRITLTHQHRLHFDLLSKAMDDPELAAVLDTFEGDVPPVKQRQFLYANALYSNVLHAYRTGSTSESEIGGHLRVICRSPIFREYWESTRQHRNALQEDSQEARLGRRVDEIVRNISKLR, encoded by the coding sequence ATGACCAGCCTGCACAGAACCGGACAGCACGACGGTACGGCGGCGACGGCGGCGCTCGCGGCGGGCGCCGTGGCGCTGGCCGCCGTCCTCAGCCTGGCGCTCGGCGCCGGGTTCCACGCGATCGCCCCGGCGGCCGCCGGGGCCTCCGCCGGCGGCGTCTTCGCCGGGCTCGCGGTCGCCGCGGGGGCGGCCGGACTCGCCCTCCAGCACCGGCTGCTGGCCCGCCGGATCACCCTCACCCACCAGCACCGGCTCCACTTCGACCTGCTCAGCAAGGCCATGGACGACCCCGAACTGGCAGCGGTCCTGGACACGTTCGAAGGGGACGTACCGCCGGTCAAACAGCGGCAGTTCCTCTACGCGAACGCCCTCTACAGCAATGTGCTGCACGCGTACCGGACCGGTTCGACGAGTGAGAGCGAGATCGGCGGACATCTGCGGGTCATCTGCCGCAGTCCTATTTTCCGCGAATACTGGGAGTCCACCCGGCAGCACCGGAACGCGCTCCAGGAGGACTCCCAGGAGGCACGCCTCGGCCGCCGCGTGGACGAGATCGTGCGAAACATCAGCAAGTTGAGGTAA
- a CDS encoding DUF6082 family protein — protein sequence MTGTPAPSGRLRSTAKFALWTAATLAGTALVSAAAVLVSGWLIDTVQRREGGLDRAEGRSQIGNYFGAASAVFSGLAFLILVVALLLQYQELRMQRTELADQREELTQSRQELHRSAEANMRSLHVQLTRMAMEDPSLAAVWNGFPGIPHEEERQYLFANLTFGHLLLARQWGSYSDDELRVHARSLRSSEPYRRYWALSRDAKFALPGDSHERKLAELIDEEIRTTPGPPAPPQ from the coding sequence ATGACAGGAACCCCGGCCCCGTCCGGCCGGCTCCGCTCCACCGCGAAGTTCGCCCTCTGGACGGCCGCCACGCTCGCCGGAACCGCCCTGGTGAGCGCGGCCGCCGTCCTGGTCAGCGGCTGGCTCATCGACACCGTGCAGCGGCGCGAGGGCGGCCTCGACCGCGCCGAGGGCCGCAGCCAGATCGGCAACTATTTCGGCGCCGCCAGCGCCGTCTTCTCCGGTCTGGCATTCCTCATACTCGTGGTGGCGCTGCTGCTCCAATACCAGGAACTGCGCATGCAGCGGACCGAACTCGCGGACCAGCGCGAGGAACTGACCCAGTCCCGCCAGGAACTCCATCGCAGCGCCGAGGCGAATATGCGTTCCCTGCATGTGCAGCTCACCCGGATGGCCATGGAGGATCCGTCGCTCGCCGCAGTGTGGAACGGCTTTCCGGGTATCCCTCATGAGGAGGAGCGTCAGTATCTGTTCGCCAACCTGACGTTCGGGCACTTGTTGCTCGCCCGCCAGTGGGGAAGCTATTCGGACGACGAACTACGCGTACACGCGAGGTCCTTACGGAGCAGTGAGCCCTATCGTCGCTACTGGGCACTCTCCAGGGACGCGAAATTCGCTCTTCCCGGGGACAGCCACGAAAGGAAACTGGCAGAGCTGATCGATGAGGAGATCAGGACCACGCCGGGGCCGCCCGCTCCCCCACAGTAG